In the genome of Gloeotrichia echinulata CP02, one region contains:
- a CDS encoding NADP-dependent isocitrate dehydrogenase produces MYDKITPPTTGAKITFKNSEPVVPDNPIIPFIRGDGTGIDIWPAAQKVLDAAVAKAYNNQRRISWFKVYAGDEACELYGTYQYLPQDTLTAIQEYGVAIKGPLTTPIGGGIRSLNVALRQIFDLYTCVRPCRYYAGTPSPHKNPEKLDVIVYRENTEDIYLGIEWRQGSEIGDRLIKLLNEELIPATPEHGKKQIPLDAGIGIKPISKKGSQRLVRRAIKHALLLPKHKQQVTLVHKGNIMKYTEGAFRDWGYELATSEFRQETVTERESWILSNKEKNPNLSLEDNARQIDPGFDGLTEEKKAQIVKEVETVLHEIWETHGNGQWKDKILVNDRIADSIFQQIQTRPDEYSILATMNLNGDYLSDAAAAIVGGLGMGPGANIGDACAIFEATHGTAPKHAGLDRINPGSVILSGVMMLEYLGWQEAADLIKKGLGDAIANGQVTYDLARLLEPPVEPLKCSEFAEAIIQHFG; encoded by the coding sequence ATGTACGACAAAATTACCCCCCCCACAACTGGAGCAAAAATCACCTTCAAAAATAGTGAGCCAGTTGTACCGGACAATCCAATTATCCCTTTTATTCGAGGCGACGGCACAGGGATAGATATCTGGCCTGCTGCCCAAAAAGTGCTTGATGCGGCAGTAGCTAAGGCTTATAATAACCAGCGTCGAATTAGTTGGTTCAAGGTTTATGCTGGGGATGAAGCCTGCGAATTATACGGTACATACCAGTATTTGCCCCAGGATACACTGACCGCAATTCAAGAATATGGTGTAGCGATTAAAGGCCCGTTAACCACTCCCATCGGGGGCGGGATTCGTTCTTTAAATGTGGCACTGCGGCAAATTTTTGACTTGTACACCTGCGTGCGTCCTTGCCGTTACTATGCAGGGACACCCTCACCCCACAAAAATCCCGAAAAACTCGATGTGATTGTTTATCGGGAAAATACGGAAGATATCTATTTGGGAATTGAGTGGCGACAAGGGAGCGAAATAGGCGATCGCCTGATTAAACTCCTTAATGAAGAACTTATCCCCGCTACCCCAGAACATGGCAAAAAACAAATTCCCCTCGATGCTGGTATTGGTATCAAACCCATCAGCAAAAAGGGTTCCCAGCGCCTTGTAAGACGCGCTATTAAGCACGCCCTGTTACTCCCCAAACACAAGCAACAGGTGACTTTGGTGCATAAGGGTAATATTATGAAGTACACCGAAGGCGCTTTCCGCGATTGGGGTTATGAACTGGCGACCAGCGAATTTCGCCAGGAAACCGTCACCGAACGGGAATCTTGGATTTTGAGTAACAAGGAAAAAAACCCCAATCTCTCCCTAGAAGACAACGCCCGTCAGATTGACCCTGGGTTTGATGGTCTAACAGAAGAGAAAAAAGCGCAAATTGTCAAGGAAGTTGAAACAGTTCTTCACGAAATTTGGGAAACCCACGGTAACGGTCAATGGAAAGATAAAATTTTGGTCAATGACCGGATTGCTGACAGTATTTTTCAACAAATCCAAACCAGACCCGATGAATATTCGATTCTGGCGACCATGAACTTGAACGGCGATTACTTATCTGATGCTGCTGCGGCCATTGTTGGCGGACTGGGAATGGGTCCTGGCGCGAATATTGGCGACGCCTGCGCCATCTTTGAAGCCACCCACGGTACAGCACCCAAACACGCCGGTTTAGATCGGATTAATCCCGGTTCGGTGATTTTATCCGGTGTGATGATGTTGGAGTATCTGGGTTGGCAAGAAGCTGCAGACTTAATTAAGAAAGGTTTAGGAGATGCGATCGCCAACGGTCAAGTCACCTACGATTTAGCACGTTTGCTAGAACCACCCGTAGAACCCCTAAAATGTTCTGAATTCGCCGAAGCGATTATTCAGCATTTTGGTTAA
- a CDS encoding superoxide dismutase, translating to MTINRRHFLFLVTAGAGTFVLEACASTEKYSSSANQASPGNTPEKTEAIQLPPLPYAYEALEPHIDAKTMQFHHDKHHAAYVKNLNAALDKYPKLKTKSVEDLLGKLNRVPEDIRQTIRNHGGGHVNHSMFWQIMKPNGGGEPTGEIATAINKTFGSFAEFKKQFNAAGAAHFGSGWVWLVRNQKGKLEVTTTTNQDSPLSEEKYPILGNDVWEHAYYLNYQNRRPDYLEAWWNVVNWDEINKRFAATSKSA from the coding sequence ATGACTATAAATCGACGCCATTTCTTGTTTTTGGTAACAGCAGGTGCAGGTACATTTGTATTAGAGGCTTGTGCTTCAACAGAAAAATATTCTAGTAGTGCTAACCAAGCTAGTCCAGGTAATACGCCAGAGAAAACCGAGGCTATCCAGCTACCACCTTTACCCTATGCTTACGAAGCGCTAGAACCACACATCGATGCTAAAACGATGCAGTTTCATCATGATAAACACCATGCAGCTTATGTAAAAAATCTAAATGCGGCGTTAGACAAGTACCCAAAACTCAAAACCAAAAGTGTTGAAGATCTGCTAGGTAAACTTAACAGAGTACCAGAAGATATCCGCCAAACAATACGCAATCATGGCGGTGGACATGTGAACCATTCGATGTTTTGGCAAATTATGAAGCCAAACGGCGGTGGAGAACCTACAGGAGAAATTGCTACAGCAATTAATAAGACTTTTGGTAGTTTTGCAGAGTTCAAAAAACAATTTAACGCAGCTGGTGCTGCTCATTTTGGTAGTGGTTGGGTTTGGCTTGTCCGCAATCAAAAAGGCAAGTTAGAAGTAACAACTACAACTAACCAAGATAGTCCTTTAAGTGAAGAAAAATATCCCATTTTGGGCAATGACGTGTGGGAACACGCATATTATCTCAATTATCAAAACCGCCGACCTGATTATCTAGAAGCTTGGTGGAATGTAGTTAATTGGGACGAGATTAACAAGCGATTTGCAGCAACCAGTAAATCTGCTTAA